From a region of the Solanum stenotomum isolate F172 chromosome 2, ASM1918654v1, whole genome shotgun sequence genome:
- the LOC125855790 gene encoding uncharacterized protein LOC125855790, with protein MKNHEARPIGSAPFPEANIVAAHNQFEPRQNNYRDRDRGRGRDQDRGRGRGCDRGRNNYRHYGENKHENNKVSQNNPSRGRINICHRCGMKGHWARECRTPDHFVKLYQASLKRKDNNIEAHLTFRNDDNEATPSNKYDDIEANLACKDDDFEGLPNITHLEAEDFYENID; from the coding sequence ATGAAAAATCATGAAGCTCGTCCTATTGGTTCTGCTCCATTCCCTGAAGCGAATATTGTAGCAGCACATAATCAGTTTGAACCAAGACAAAATAATTATCGTGATCGTGACCGTGGTCGTGGCCGTGATCAGGATCGTGGACGTGGACGAGGATGTGATAGAGGACGAAATAATTATCGTCATTATGGTGAAAATAAACATGAGAATAATAAAGTTTCTCAAAATAATCCTTCTCGAGGTAGAATCAATATTTGTCACCGATGTGGTATGAAAGGTCATTGGGCACGTGAGTGTCGTACACCTGATCATTTTGTGAAACTTTATCAAGCCTctctcaaaagaaaagataataatATTGAGGCACACTTGACCTTTCGAAATGATGATAATGAAGCAACTCCCTCAAATAAATATGATGATATTGAGGCAAATCTTGCTTGTAAAGATGATGATTTTGAAGGCCTCCCAAATATTACTCATTTGGAAGCTGAAGACTTTTATGAGAATATTGATTGA
- the LOC125855631 gene encoding probable mitochondrial adenine nucleotide transporter BTL3 has translation MGDLEIRLKGLIQSESKSNGVRCLSLRSSDLCLNSIGFDGNNGGLLLEDSARESFVSLISMENCFPSKCMLRARRSSRRGRGRFLSVTLSDSNEILGQNGEAAVAESEVKVCKEVEKVKKGKLHGGAGAGGALNTTKHLWSGAVAAMVSRTFVAPLERLKLEYIVRGEQKNLFELIKTIPVTQGIKGFWKGNFVNILRTAPFKAIHFYSYEKYRDHLLKITGNEEATNIERFVAGAAAGITATVLCIPMDTIRTVMVAPGGEALGGLIGTSRHMIQTEGFFSLYKGLVPSIMSMAPSGAVFYGVYDILKSAYLHSPEGRKRLENMKQGEDLNALDQLELGTVRTLVYGAIAGACAEAATYPFEVVRRQLQLQVRATKMSTLATTLKIVEQGGIPALYTGLTPSLLQVLPSAAISYFVYEFMKIVLKVE, from the exons atggGTGATTTAGAGATTCGTTTGAAGGGTTTGATTCAATCAGAGTCAAAATCAAATGGGGTTCGGTGTTTGAGTTTGAGAAGTAGTGATTTGTGTCTGAATTCGATTGGTTTTGATGGTAACAATGGAGGATTACTCCTCGAGGATTCGGCCAGAGAATCCTTCGTTTCGTTAATTTCTATGGAAAATTGTTTTCCTTCCAAGTGTATGTTACGTGCACGGAGGAGTAGCCGGAGAGGAAGGGGACGGTTTTTGTCGGTGACACTTTCAGATTCTAATGAGATTTTGGGGCAGAATGGGGAAGCTGCTGTGGCGGAGAGTGAAGTTAAAGTGTGTAAGGAAGttgaaaaagtaaagaaagGGAAGCTGCATGGTGGAGCTGGAGCTGGAGGTGCATTGAATACTACTAAGCATCTTTGGTCTGGAGCTGTTGCTGCCATGGTGTCAAG AACTTTTGTTGCCCCACTGGAGAGACTAAAGCTGGAATATATAGTTCGTGGTGAACAAAAGAATCTTTTTGAGCTCATCAAGACAATTCCAGTTACTCAAGGGATCAAGGGATTTTGGAAGGGGAATTTTGTGAATATTCTACGAACAGCTCCATTTAAGGCTATCCACTTCTACTCTTATGAAAAATACAGAGATCATCTGCTCAAAATAACTGGTAATGAGGAGGCAACTAATATTGAAAGGTTTGTTGCTGGTGCAGCTGCAGGAATTACAGCTACTGTGCTCTGCATACCTATGGACACT ATTAGGACAGTAATGGTTGCACCTGGGGGAGAAGCCTTGGGCGGCTTAATTGGTACATCCCGGCATATGATTCAGACGGAGGGGTTTTTCTCTCTTTACAAGGGCCTAGTACCCTCGATCATGAGCATGGCACCTTCAGGTGCAGTTTTCTATGGAGTTTATGATATATTAAAATCAGCTTATTTGCATTCACCTGAAGGGAGGAAAAGACTAGAAAATATGAAACAAGGTGAAGACCTGAATGCCCTGGATCAACTGGAGTTGGGCACAGTTAGAACTTTGGTATATGGGGCAATTGCTGGTGCTTGTGCAGAAGCTGCTACATATCCTTTTGAAGTTGTGAGGAGACAGCTTCAATTGCAGGTCCGGGCCACTAAGATGAGTACATTGGCAACTACCCTAAAGATCGTTGAGCAAGGTGGTATCCCTGCGCTCTATACTGGATTGACTCCCAGCTTATTACAG